A window of the Brassica oleracea var. oleracea cultivar TO1000 chromosome C1, BOL, whole genome shotgun sequence genome harbors these coding sequences:
- the LOC106294129 gene encoding patatin-like protein 1 → MESSCKKNKPPSSGSLVTILSLDGGGVRGIMGGVILAYLEEQLQALDGEDMRLADYFDVVAGTSTGGLMTAMLTVPDETGRPHFSAKDIVPFYLQHSPKIFPQPGGLTTLLPKLPKLLSGPKYDGVYLRNLLNNLLGETRLHQTVTNVVIPTFDMKKLQPTIFSSYQALVDPSLDVKISDICIGTSAAPTYFPPHYFQNEDIQGKTSEFHLVDGGVTANNPTLLAMTAVTKQIVNDNPDMGELKPLGYNKFLVVSIGTGSAQKEKKYSARKAAKWGIISWLYDNGSTPILDITMESSRDIVDFHSSVVFKARQSEDKYLRIDDDTLKGDASSMDLATKSNLENLVIIGEKMLKNRVVQMNIDTGVYEPVPGNVTNDQELKRFAKILSDERKLRMQTEAMHKVSSS, encoded by the exons ATGGAGTCGTCCTGCAAGAAAAACAAACCGCCGTCTTCCGGATCACTCGTAACCATCCTCAGCCTCGACGGCGGTGGAGTCAGAGGAATTATGGGCGGAGTGATCCTTGCGTATCTAGAAGAGCAGCTTCAG GCCCTCGATGGAGAAGACATGAGGCTAGCAGATTACTTCGACGTGGTAGCCGGAACTAGCACAGGTGGCCTCATGACGGCCATGTTAACTGTACCAGACGAGACCGGACGTCCTCATTTCTCGGCCAAAGACATTGTTCCGTTTTATCTTCAACATTCTCCCAAAATATTTCCACAGCCCGG AGGATTGACTACTCTGTTACCTAAGCTTCCAAAGCTTTTGTCTGGTCCAAAGTACGATGGAGTGTATCTACGGAATCTGCTAAATAATCTTCTCGGAGAGACGAGACTTCACCAGACAGTCACAAACGTTGTCATACCCACCTTCGACATGAAGAAACTACAACCCACCATCTTCTCCTCTTACCAG GCATTGGTTGACCCTAGCTTGGATGTCAAGATATCAGACATATGCATTGGAACATCGGCTGCTCCTACTTACTTTCCTCCTCATTACTTTCAAAATGAAGATATTCAAGGCAAGACGTCTGAGTTTCACCTAGTTGATGGCGGTGTTACTGCTAATAACCCG ACTCTGCTGGCCATGACAGCTGTCACTAAGCAGATTGTGAATGATAATCCTGACATGGGTGAGCTCAAGCCGTTAGGTTACAACAAGTTTCTCGTTGTGTCGATAGGAACAGGGTCTGCACAAAAGGAGAAGAAGTATAGCGCAAGAAAGGCTGCAAAATGGGGAATCATATCTTGGTTATATGACAACGGATCTACTCCTATATTAGACATTACCATGGAATCAAGCCGAGACATAGTTGATTTCCACAGTTCTGTTGTGTTCAAAGCCCGACAATCCGAAGACAAGTATCTCAGAATCGAT GATGATACATTGAAAGGAGATGCAAGCTCTATGGACTTAGCAACAAAATCCAATTTAGAGAATCTTGTGATAATTGGAGAGAAGATGCTGAAAAACAGAGTTGTGCAGATGAACATCGACACTGGTGTATATGAACCTGTTCCTGGAAACGTTACCAATGATCAAGAACTCAAGAG GTTTGCGAAAATTCTCTCGGATGAAAGGAAATTAAGGATGCAAACCGAGGCAATGCATAAAGTTTCATCAAGTTGA
- the LOC106294915 gene encoding LOW QUALITY PROTEIN: patatin-like protein 1 (The sequence of the model RefSeq protein was modified relative to this genomic sequence to represent the inferred CDS: deleted 2 bases in 1 codon) yields the protein MEDGSSCTRNKPPSWGTLVTILSLDGGGVRGIIAGVILAYLEKQLQEIDGEDVRLADYFDVVSGTSTGGLMTAMLTVPGENGRPQLAAKDIVPFYLEHCPKIFPQPEGLAALLPKLPKLLSGPKYSGKYLRKLLSKLLGETKLHQTVTNVVIPTFDMKKLQPTIFSSYQALVDPSLDVKISDICLGTSAAPTFFPPHYFSNEDSQGKTSEFHLVDGAVTANNPTLVAMTAVTKQILKNNPDMGKLKPLGYDKFLVISIGTGTSKKEMKYSAKKAAKWGIISWLYNDGSTPILDMVSDSGRDMIHFHSSVLFKALQSEDKYLRIDDDTLEGDVSSMDLATKSNLENLVKIGEKVLKNRVMHMNIDTGVYEPITENITNEEELKRFAKILSDERRLRRMRSQTMVQDPSN from the exons ATGGAAGATGGCTCGTCCTGTACGAGAAACAAACCGCCTTCATGGGGA ACTCTCGTTACAATCCTCAGCCTCGACGGTGGCGGGGTCCGAGGAATCATCGCCGGAGTCATCCTTGCTTATCTAGAAAAACAACTTCAG GAGATCGATGGAGAAGACGTGAGACTAGCTGATTATTTCGACGTGGTATCAGGGACTAGCACCGGTGGTCTCATGACTGCCATGTTAACTGTACCGGGCGAGAATGGACGGCCTCAATTAGCGGCCAAAGACATTGTTCCTTTTTACCTTGAACATTGTCCCAAAATATTTCCACAGCCCGA AGGCTTGGCTGCTCTGTTACCTAAGCTTCCAAAGCTTCTGTCTGGTCCAAAGTACAGCGGAAAGTATCTACGTAAGCTACTAAGTAAGCTTCTTGGAGAGACAAAACTTCACCAGACAGTCACAAACGTTGTCATCCCTACCTTCGACATGAAGAAACTCCAACCCACCATCTTCTCCTCTTACCAG GCATTGGTTGACCCTAGCTTGGATGTCAAGATATCAGACATATGTCTTGGCACATCGGCTGCTCCCACTTTCTTTCCTCCTCATTACTTTTCTAATGAAGATAGTCAAGGCAAGACGTCTGAGTTTCACCTCGTTGATGGCGCGGTCACGGCTAATAACCCG ACTTTGGTGGCCATGACTGCTGTGACTAAGCAGATTCTGAAGAACAATCCTGATATGGGTAAGCTCAAGCCATTAGGTTACGATAAGTTCCTAGTTATATCGATAGGGACAGGAACTTCAAAAAAAGAGATGAAGTATAGCGCCAAAAAGGCTGCAAAATGGGGAATCATATCTTGGTTATATAACGATGGATCTACTCCAATATTAGACATGGTCTCGGATTCAGGCCGTGACATGATCCATTTCCATAGCTCAGTTTTGTTCAAAGCCCTCCAATCTGAGGATAAGTACCTCAGAATCGAC GATGATACACTGGAAGGAGATGTAAGTTCGATGGATCTAGCGACAAAATCTAACTTGGAGAATCTTGTGAAGATTGGAGAGAAGGTGCTGAAAAATAGAGTCATGCATATGAATATCGACACTGGTGTCTATGAACCCATTACTGAAAATATCACCAATGAGGAAGAACTCAAAAG ATTTGCGAAAATTCTATCTGATGAAAGAAGATTAAGGAGAATGAGAAGCCAAACAATGGTTCAAGATCCATCAAACTGA
- the LOC106328664 gene encoding uncharacterized protein LOC106328664, protein MDLRPLARPFLSCFIQSGETALFWHDNWTGLGPLIEITGANGPQVSGIALSSVVSQAIFEGEWTVTRGRHRVIQLLRACLPAQPPTLIHGSDDYFLWRTSADTVPSQFSASRTWKALHPTPATVPWYSSIWFKSGIPKHAFHAWVSVRGRLPTRDRLLNWGMSVPSTCLLCGLADESRDHIYFSCSYSRSVWDSFFTQTSFNQPYTFSEVIRWVHHSTPPGKIRTICKLVTQAVFYAIWNERNKRLHTSVARHPQLIIREIQIILKAKLYGMDQNVGNTKRISSVRPNPGDRYLHLWFQIFPS, encoded by the coding sequence ATGGACCTGAGACCTCTTGCTCGCCCTTTTCTATCATGTTTCATACAGTCGGGAGAAACGGCGTTGTTTTGGCACGACAACTGGACCGGGTTGGGTCCCTTGATCGAGATAACCGGAGCAAACGGTCCGCAAGTTTCAGGTATAGCTTTGTCAAGTGTGGTGTCTCAGGCTATTTTCGAAGGGGAGTGGACCGTGACGAGAGGCCGTCACAGAGTCATTCAGTTGCTGCGTGCGTGCCTGCCTGCTCAACCTCCTACACTTATACATGGTTCAGACGATTACTTTTTATGGAGAACTTCTGCTGATACTGTACCTAGCCAATTCTCAGCTTCTAGAACGTGGAAGGCGTTGCATCCTACACCAGCAACGGTGCCGTGGTATAGCTCAATTTGGTTCAAATCTGGAATTCCAAAGCACGCTTTCCATGCTTGGGTCTCGGTCCGAGGTAGGCTACCAACACGAGATAGACTTCTAAATTGGGGAATGAGTGTTCCCTCCACATGTCTGCTCTGCGGTTTAGCTGATGAATCAAGAGACCACATATATTTCTCTTGTTCTTATTCTAGGTCAGTATGGGATTCTTTCTTTACTCAAACAAGTTTTAATCAGCCATATACTTTCAGTGAGGTCATCAGGTGGGTTCATCACTCTACCCCGCCTGGAAAAATAAGAACAATTTGCAAATTGGTTACGCAAGCCGTTTTCTATGCTATATGGAATGAGAGGAACAAAAGATTGCATACTTCAGTGGCAAGGCACCCTCAGCTTATTATAAGAGAGATTCAAATCATTCTAAAAGCCAAATTGTATGGTATGGATCAGAATGTAGGGAACACCAAGAGGATCAGTTCAGTTCGACCAAACCCAGGGGACAGATATCTTCACTTATGGTTCCAGATCTTTCCATCATGA